The genomic window TTTAGGACTTTTTATCTCCTTAAATTTAGCCAAGTTTTATTTTAGGAAATAGTAATGGTAAAAATTACTCTTTTTTCCCACCCACAGTGTTCTGACTGGGTAAGAACTGTCTCTCTCACCTAGTGTTGTAGGAGTTTATCTGAGTCAGCTGTGGAGAATTGCTATTCAAGGCCCACAAATGTCAATAATACTGTGTGAAAcgtatttttttaatatactcTTTAAAAAACAGCTAACAAATGCTGAAAATTAGAATGTTCTACATTAATTTCTCTCATTTCACATTTCAAGAAAAAAACAGTAGTTTTCCTGGTATGTTTCATTATGTGCTAAATCTGCCTCATTTCAGATGGCCAAAAGGAAAACCTCACTAATTTAGATGGTGTAAGAATAAAGAACGCTGAACTTCCATTAACCTTCTCTAATTTTGTTTGGTACAAAACATCATGCAATTTAGACTCCCTGAAAGTCCAGAGCAACTATGACAAGCAAACATAAAAGCATTTGGCATACATGTTTCTAGTATTATTAAGAACAGTTTGCTCAAAGGATGTCTTGTAGCTGAATAAGAAGTATGGCGTAACGGATTGTAAACATGGTGTTGTTTCTTGACTGCAGGGCAAGTGCTTATTTGTGCCAGTGATGACCGAGCTTGTGCACAGCTCAGGGAGTGTATTATTGCTGGAGCAGAAGCTTTTTTAACGAGACTGTATAATAAAACCTTTGGAAAGGATGAGAAAGCTGCAGAAGTATGGACTAAGGACAGAAAAGCTGTCAAGTCCAAAGGACATGCCAGACAAGACACAGGGCCTCAAACCAAAAAAGCCAAACTCACAGCttcttcaaaacaaaataaacacaggaagcagcaggaccGGACTATAACTGAAATGATAGCAAAAACTgaggaggaaaataaagaggATTTAGAGGTGGAAGATAACAAAGAATTAAGCAGTAGCCAAGAAAGCAGTGCAGAAGAGACCATTCCTGAAGATTTCGATGTGAACTTGCCCTCAGACTGTTACTATGGGATTTTCAAGAACCCGCTCACAATTATCCATCCGTTGCAGGGGTGCAGTGATCCCTACGCACTCACTCGGGTCCTGCATGAAGTAGAACCAAGATACGTTGTGTTATATGATGCAGAACTAACTTTTGTTCGGCAGCTGGAAATCTACAAGGCAAGCAGGCCTGGGAAGCCTTTGAGGCAAGTTGATTTGGTCAGGGTAATTTTAGTCAAGGCAGAACATGcatttcctgattttctttggctaccttttaattccttttcaGCCTTCTTAATTTTAAATGGAAGCATAGTGTCTGAGGTAGCCAAGAAATAATCTTTACCTCCCAGCAGGTATTAAGTCCCTTAACAGCAGAGACATACCTGGAGAGGTGGGGTAAGATCATTCCACTTTCTACAAGGCCTCTGCTTAGATGATCTTAGTGTTGATAGGTCCCTTTTCAGGTGCTGTAGTCTCATTTTAAATCATCTCTATAGGTACAGTTTTTACACAATAAGCTTCATCGTTTTAGATCTAATTAACTTTCATATTTCCTGAGGTCAGGTCATGCTGAAGATAGTAATTCAGAAACCGTAACAGAAAAAGtagtaaaagaaaacacaataACAAAAAGGACAGCTTTGGGGGTTGTGTACTTGATACATTTGACACACTTGTAAATTTCAAAACCTCACTTTTATGAATTGATGTTACAGAGTAATTACAGAATATTTTTAATATAGTCTGAGTTTTtgcattatcttccattataTGGCTGCCTGATACAGCATTTCTTGAATACACTATACCCTTGTTATGCCTCCACCTCTCTGAAAATAATGGAGGGCAGTCTCTTTAAGACTTAGAATAAACACTTTACTAGCTACAGCTGAAACAAAATCTCTTGGCATATGAAATTATTACCCTTTGAATTATGCTTTATACTTCAGTCACCTCATGAAAATTATTTGCATAAATTTAACAGAGCACTTGTAATTTTCCAGTCAAAGATTTGTATATATGCAATGAAAATGGAAATCGCTTTGGCAGTATATGTGTCTGTACCTGATAGCCAGGTAATGACTCTAGTGCAGATATGAATGAAAGAACTCACAAGGTTTATTGCATGCAGATAATTATTGGGTTATTTGTCCAATTAACTTTTTTAATTGCCTAATCAGCACATGTTGGATCTACCAGCAGCATCATGTTCCCACATTTCAGAGCAGGAAAATCAGATGAGGCACACAAGGGTTAGGAGATGCCCTGCATTAAAAAAGTAATAGAAATAAAATCCTATCAGTCTGTCCAAATGAACATCATCATCAAATCATGCTGGGAAAAAATTACTGTGTGGAAAAGCCATAGGTAATTAATTCTTTAAGGTAATTATGAATTCTTAGATGTTCCATATTTGCAGAATACTATTTAATTTGTTGGTGTATTCAGCTCTGTGATATAAATGACAGCTTGTTCTTTGTAGATCCTATGACTTTCTTGCACAAATATGTCATTTAAAAATCTCAGATAGTGTTTTTTTCTAGCCTGTGATGAttgcagatttttttcagtttgttaCATGTGTTACTGGGAAGATGTTAAAAACATTAAGAGAGTAGCTTCTCCATTATACTTGCTTTATCTCTTCATTGAGTGGCTGACTGAAATCTTGGTCCATTCTGAGTCCCAGAATTCCAGTAAGTGTATCTGccactgggaaaagaaaaagcactggATAGAACAATTTTTGTTGCCAATTTTGGAACATCTTGTTACAGAAAAAGAGAGTGTTTTTTTAACTTGCCTTTTTTAAGGCAAATACTAACTGGTCAGACACTTACTGCTACTAATCTTAAATATTGATTGTGGGTGGTTTTGACTTGATATGAAGTTTTGTGATCCtagtttgtttcccttttttccctttccttgaaACCTACAGGGTTTATTTCCTCATATATGGGGGCTCCACAGAAGAACAGCGCTACCTCACAGCcctgagaaaagagaaggaggccTTTGAAAAACTAATCCAGTAACAAAATTAGTTTACTATCTTAATTATTAATGTCTCGTGTAATTTATCTATATACTTACATTTTAAATAGAGTGATGTTCTTAACTGTGTGAAAGCTTTACATAAACTTTTCATTCAGTTGCTTTTTATATGTTACAAGAAATTACCCACTGAGAAAATGAAAAGTCAAAACTTTCCTTTTAGATGCATctgatattttatttattaaactTGGGGGGGTAATACTAAATTCCAAAGGCTAACCAGTACCAGTTGTGTTTTTCCCTTATTGTCTATGAATTCCACTTCTGTAAATGTGTTTTTATCTCTAGGTAACACTTTGTGTAAGGTATTTCTAAGGCTTTTAtgacttgttttttttccccaaaactaACTTACTTCATTAGACGGTGCAAGATGGTATTTTTACCGACAGTGCCTTCTCAGCAAGTTAGACTGCTATTGCTAGTCATTATTCCTGAGAAGTtccacaaattaaaaaaaatcagatgctAAGAAGTTGAAAAGTAAAATAGAGCATCTAGCCTACCAGCCTGGAAAACCGTGAATTGTATTCCTGGTCAAGTTAAACTAGATAGAATCATACATGTGGCTGAGGGCTATTCAAGTATTTGATCTGTTTTTTTCATAGAATTGCATTTtagtgtttctttctttgtggttCCTTAGTGAGAAGGCCAGCATGGTTATTcctgaagaaggagaaggaagagatgaAACAAACTTAGACCTAGTAAGAGATGCTAAACCTGCCTCTGCTTCTACAGACACACGCAAAGCAGGTGAGCTGTTTCTGTACTGAGGCTTGCGGCTCTGAGCTTCGAGAGAGCCCTGTCACTAGTGCCATTGAGTCCtgtctggagcagcagagacctaggcacactgcacaTTGACTCTGCAGCCTTGGTGGTAAATAAGCATTATCAACCTTGCTCCACCTACCTCTTTCCATGCAATGACAATTTATTATGTTtgtctttgaaaagaaaatatacaACAGAGAAGAATTTTACCATTAAGATAGATACCATTTGAATTGTTTCTAGGCAGTTTGGTGGTTACAAGACTGTCTAGTATTGCTTGTAGGGAGGTGAAATTAAAACTGGAGTCTACAGATAGCCGAAGACAGTGTTGTTCTTGAGCTAGTAAATGGTGGAGGCTTCTTTTGATTTTGGCAAAACAGGTTGCTTGGGTAAACAACTGCAGATTGTGGGGTTTGTCTGCTTTCTTTGCAgtaaaggattttttgttgttacaGTTCTAATCACgttttcattcctttctctgACCTATATGTCTTCATCTTTACAGCTCTCtccctgttttgctttgctctcatTTTTGTAATCCTGATCTCCTTTACCATATGCTCTCTAGTCTTTGTTGTTGCATCTTGTGTGGCCTTGAAGCTGCAGTCTCTTCATGTGTCCCACTACTAATCTATAGAGGCTGAAGTACAACCCCTACAGTAAAATGTCATTTTTTGTAGGGAAACAGCAGGAAGTTAAAAGGATCAGCTTCATTATTTCATCTTGCAGGCAGCATTTTGAAGATTTGTCTGATCCATTTAAGCAATTTTCAACTAGAGTTTAATGTATTTTATTGTCACATACAGAAAGCTTATAGGTAGCATGATGGTTCTATGAAACTGCAGGGCATACTCCATGATCTACAGTAtagaatgaaattaaattaagtCTGGATTTATCATACTGATTAATTTGAGATATATTTTGAAACGTGAAGCCCATCCATTGCAGAAGCATTGGCAGCACACAGGAAGACTCCACAGTGGGTCATAAGCATTAGATGaactgtgtttgttttgttcttcaggTGGCCAGGAGCAGAAGAGCATTCAGCAAACTGTAATAGTGGATATGCGGGAGTTCCGCAGTGAGCTCCCATCACTGATCCATCGTCGTGGTATTGACATTGAGCCTGTCACTTTGGAAGTTGGAGACTATATTTTAACTCCTGATGTCTGCGTCGAGCGGAAAAGTATCAGCGATCTGATTGGTTCCTTAAATAATGGAAGACTGTATGCACAATGCATTTCTATGTCCCGTTACTATAAGCGACCGATTCTCCTGATTGAATTTGATCCTAGCAAACCTTTCTCATTGATTCCACGAGGCTCTCTCCATCAGGAAATTTCCAGTAATGACATCACTTCTAAACTAACCCTTCTTACACTCCATTTCCCAAAGTTACGTATCCTGTGGTGTCCCTCTCCCCATGCTACTGCTGAACTGTTTGAAGAGTTAAAACAGAACCATCCCCAACCTGATGCAGAGACAGCGATGGCCATCACAGCAGATTCTGAAATTCTTCCAGAGTCAGACAAGTATAACCCTGGGCCTCAGGACTTTCTATTAAAAATGCCAGGTATTAATGCAAAAAACTGTCGTGCTTTAATGAACCACGTTAAAAGCATTGCAGAGCTAGTGACACTGTCAAAGGATGAGCTCACCAACATTTTGGGCAATGCTGCCAATGCCACACAACTCTTTGACTTTATTCACCTGCCCTACCAAGAGGCAGTAgctaaaggaaaaagcaaaagatGATTAATGAGAGTGTTCAACACAGGGCACAGATAATCTT from Dryobates pubescens isolate bDryPub1 chromosome 4, bDryPub1.pri, whole genome shotgun sequence includes these protein-coding regions:
- the ERCC4 gene encoding DNA repair endonuclease XPF, with the translated sequence MAVLLEHESQIFLDLFHQDGLVICARGLGVDRLLLRFLRLYCEPASLVLVLNTSPAEEEYFIDQLRSDGVVHLPRRVTNEITNNTRYEFYTQGGVIFATSRILVVDFLTDRIPANLITGILVYKAHRIIESCQEAFILRLYRQKNKQGFIKAFTDNAVAFNTGFCHVERVMRNLFVRKLYLWPRFHIAVNSFLEKHKPEVVEIHVSMTPAMLAIQTSILDILNACLRELKRYNPTLEVEDLSLENAIGKPFDKTIRHYLDPLWHQLGAKTKSLVQDLKILRTLLLYLTQYDCVTFLNLLESLKASEKAFGENSGWLFLDASTSMFVNARARVYRIAEEKPNQKGKVSEKSNVKKENELKRELVLESNPKWEALREVLKEIENENNNSEDLGGPGQVLICASDDRACAQLRECIIAGAEAFLTRLYNKTFGKDEKAAEVWTKDRKAVKSKGHARQDTGPQTKKAKLTASSKQNKHRKQQDRTITEMIAKTEEENKEDLEVEDNKELSSSQESSAEETIPEDFDVNLPSDCYYGIFKNPLTIIHPLQGCSDPYALTRVLHEVEPRYVVLYDAELTFVRQLEIYKASRPGKPLRVYFLIYGGSTEEQRYLTALRKEKEAFEKLIHEKASMVIPEEGEGRDETNLDLVRDAKPASASTDTRKAGGQEQKSIQQTVIVDMREFRSELPSLIHRRGIDIEPVTLEVGDYILTPDVCVERKSISDLIGSLNNGRLYAQCISMSRYYKRPILLIEFDPSKPFSLIPRGSLHQEISSNDITSKLTLLTLHFPKLRILWCPSPHATAELFEELKQNHPQPDAETAMAITADSEILPESDKYNPGPQDFLLKMPGINAKNCRALMNHVKSIAELVTLSKDELTNILGNAANATQLFDFIHLPYQEAVAKGKSKR